The Starkeya sp. ORNL1 DNA window TCGACCGGCGAGAGTTCCGACGGCAGGATGGAGAGGAAATAGCCGCTGCCGCCGGCGACGATGAGCGCGATGAGCAGGATCAGCGGCCGCACCCTGAGCACCCCGCCGAGCAGGCGGCGATAGCCGTTCTCCAGCCCTTTCAGCCCGCGTTCGATGAAGGCGGAGACGCGGCCCGGATTCTCGTCGTGCTTCAGGAGGCGCGAGCACATCATCGGGGTGAGCGAGAGCGCGATGAAGCCGGAGACCACGACGGCGCCGGCCAGCGTCAGCGCGAATTCGACGAACAGCCGTCCAGTGCGGCCCGGCGCAAAGGCGACGGGGGCATAGACCGCCGCCAGCGTCATGGTCATGGCGACGACGGCAAAGCCGATCTCGCGCGCGCCCCGGATAGCGGCTGGGATCGGCTTCATGCCGTGCTCGATGTGGCGGAAGATGTTCTCCAGCACCACGATGGCGTCGTCCACCACGAGGCCGATGGCGAGCACGAAGGCGAGCAGCGTCAGCGTGTTGATGCTGAAGCCGAGCGCGAACATGATCGAGAAGGTGGTGATCAGCGAGATCGGGATGGTGACGATCGGGATGATCGAGGCGCGGATCGAGCGCAGGAACACCACGATCACCAGCACCACCAGCACCACGGCTTCGGCGATGGTGTGGTAGACCGACTTGATCGAGCGGTCGATGAACACCGCATTGTCGTTGCCGATGGTGGCGCTCATGCCCTGCGGCAGGCTCTCATTCACCGCGGGCAGCACGGCGCGGACGCCGGCGGAGACGTCGAGCGGATTGGCGACTGCCTGCTTGATGAGGCCGACAATGATGGCCTGGCCGTTATTGAAGCGGCTGGCGCGGCGCTCGTCGGCGGCGCCAAGCGCGACGCGGGCGACGTCCGACAGATGCACCTGCGCACCCTCGGCGCGCTTCACCACTATGTTGTTGAACTGCTCGACGGTAGACAGCGCGGTGCGCGAGAGCACGGTGAATTCGCGGTCGGTGCTCTCGATGCGCCCGGACGGGATCTCGACATTCTGCGCGTTCAGCGCGTCCTCGATGTCCTGCACGGTGAGGGCATAGGCCGCGAGGCGCTCGCGGTCGATCCACACTCGCATGGCGTAGCGCCGCTCGCCGAAGATCTGCACGTCGGCGACGCCGGTGAGGTTCTTGAAGCGGTCGACCACATAGCGGTCGATATAGTCGGAGAGCTCCAGCGCCGACATGCGGTCGGAGCGGAACACCACGAACACCACCGGCTGGGCGTCGGCCTCGACCTTGGAGATCACCGGCTCGTCGATCTCGTCGGGCAGGCGCTGGCGCACCCGGCTGACGCGGTCGCGCACGTCGCTCGCCGCGTTGTCCGGGTTGATCTCCAGGCGGAAGCGCACGGTGATGCGGCTGGATTCCGAGCGCGAGGTGGATTCCAGGACGTCGATGCCCTCGATGCCGGCGATCGAGCCTTCCAGCACCTGCGTCACCTGGCTCTCGACGATGCTCGCAGAGGCGCCGGGATAGGTGGTGACGACCGAGACCACCGGCTCGTCGATATTCGGGTATTCACGCACCGTGAGGCGCGAATAAGAGACGATGCCGACCAGCACCATCAGGAGGCTCAGCACGGTGGCGAAGACCGGGCGGCGGATGCAAAGCTCGGATATGCCCATGATGTGGCCTACTCAGCTCTGCGGGGCCAGTGGAGTGTCCACCACTTCCACGCTGGCACCGGCGCGCAGCCGGCCATGGCCGGCGGTGACCACGGTGGCGCCGGCATTGAGGCCTTCGGCGATCTCGACCTCCCCGGAATGGCGCTCGCCGAGCTTCACCTTGGCTTCCCGCGCCTTGCCGTTCTCGATCAGCCACACCACGCGGTCCTGGCCGCGCGGCACGATCGCGGCTTCCGGCACGAACAATGCGGTGCGCGACTGCTGGCCCTTCACGGTGACGCGCACGAACAGTCCCGGCCGCAGCGCCAGGCCCTTGTTCGGCAGGCGGGCGCGGACCGAGAGCGAGCGGCCGTTCACATCCACCATCGGGTCGATGGCATAGATCGCGCCGGTGAAGCTGCTGCCCGGCATGGCGTCGACCTCGATGGTCACTTCCTGGCCGACAGCGATGCTGCCGAGATGGATTTCGGGGACCTTGAAGTCGACCTTGAGGGTGTCGATCTTTTCCAGATTCACCAGCGTCGTGCCGACGCCGATATAGGCGCCGACCGAGACCGAGCGCAGCCCGACCACGCCGTCGAACGGCGCGGTGATGGAGTGCTTGGAGATCTGGACGCGCTGGAGATTGAGCAGCGCGGTCGCGGTGTTGCGCTCCGCCATGGCTTCGTCGAGCGAACGGGCAGTGCCGGAGCCCGACTTGGAGAGCCGGTCGGCACGATCGAAATTGGAATTGGCGAGCGAAAGGCGGGCTTCCATCTCGGCCTGCGAGGCGCGCACCAAGGCGTCGTCGAGCTGCACCAGCAGGTCGCCGGCCTTGACGTGCTCGCCTTCCTTGAAGCGGATTTCGGCGATGCGGCCGGCCACCTCGGAGGCGACCTGCACGCTTTCGTCCGATTGCAGCGAGCCGATGGAGCGGATGTCGGTGGTCGTCTGCACCTGCCGCGCCTTGGCGACTTCGACCGGCAGCATCGGGGTAGCGGCGGCGACGCGGGGTTCCGGTGCCGCGCTCGCTTCGCCACCCTTCATGTAAGTGGCTGCGCGAACGACGATATCCCTGAACCACGGCTTCTGTTGGACAAATCCGACACCGGCGATGATGAGCACCGCCAGCAGCAGAAGTCCGATCACGCGTCGCATACGACCCCCTCGTCTCATGACGCAACGCAGCGTCACCTGCGAGACAGCAGATGACGCAACGGATTCCAACTTAAATTCTCTCCATGTTTCGCCTCCCGGCCTTCACGAACGCGCTGGGAGCGAGTCATTATACATTGCCACAAAGACGTTGCCGATTCCGTGATATTCGCCGGAATTCCAGCGATCGCTGGCTGCGTGCCGTTCCGTATCAAGGACGGTCTAGGGTTGATGACGCGCGCGTAGTATAAGGCCTTGGTCAGAAGGCTGGTGCGTCTATGCGGGGTAATGCGGGGCATGTCGCAGAAGTCACGAATCTCCAAGGATGCCACCCTCCTCGCAGTCGAGGAGGCGCTTAATCTCGGGTCTGCGGCCAACAGCCGCGAGGGCGCCCGAGAAACGCCACGCACCGCACGCCCGGCTGCCGATGGCGAGACCGGGCAGACGCGGCGTCCGGTCACGGCGCGCGAGACCCGCGCCGCCATGGACGGGCTGCGCGTCGTCGACGAGGCGCTCACCCCGCCGCCGGCCGCCGAACGGGCGCAGCAGCGCCCGCAGATCCGTGAGCGCGAACAGATCCGTGACCGCGAACCGGTCCGAGAGCCAGAGCCTGCACGTGATCTGGACGAGGATGCGGACCAGGTGCAGCGTTATCTCGCCAGCTATGAAGATGAAGACGGGCGCGGGCGCGGCGCCCACCCGGGGCAATATGCACCGCAAGGTCAATATGCGCCGCAAGCCCAGTACGCGCCGCAAGCGCAGTATGCTCCTCAGGCCCACATGGCGCCGGTGCATGTCAGCCAGGGCGGCGGCAATGGCGCGCGGCTGGTTCAGCCCTCACGGGCGAGCCATGGCGGCTCCCCCAAACACCGCTCGCCGGAAAGCCTCGAAGGCGCCGCCGACCTGATCGCCGGGATGAAGCGCTCGCCCTCCATGCTGCCCTTCGTGATCGCCGGCATTGCCGCGCTGATCTGGCTCGCGGTGGCGGGTCTCATCTCCTATGCGAATTTCTGCGACGAGTGCGGCCCGGTGATGGACGCGCTGCGCAGCGGCGGGCCGTCCCCGCTCGGCACCCTGCTGCTGCTGCTGGCGCCGCCGGCCTTCCTCTTCGTCGTCGCCGCGCTGGTGCGCCGCACCATGGAGATGAGCCGGGTATCGCGCGCTCTCGCCGAAGTGACCACACGGCTCACCGAGCCGGCCACCATGGCAAACGAATCCATCATCTCGGTCAGCCAGGCCATGCGCTCCGAAGTGGCGGCGATGGACGTGGCGCTGGAGCGCGCCGTCGGCCGCGCCACCGAGCTCGAAGTGATGGTGCGCACCGAAGTCGGCGCGCTGGAGCGTGCCTATGAGGAGAACGAGGCCCGGGTGCGCTCGCTCGTCGAGGAGATGCGCGCCGACCGCAAGAACGTGCTCTCCCATGCCGAGCAGCTGCGCAACGCGATCTCCGGCGCGCACGAGATGCTGCAGGGCGAAACCGACCAGGTAAGCGACCGCATCAGCCGCAGCGTGGGCGACGCCGCCGAGCGCATCGCCGAAACCTTCAACGACCAGGGCCAGCAGATCGCCTTCTCGATCAGCAGCGCCAATGACGTGATGATCGACAGCCTCACCGAACGCAGCGCCAAGCTGCTGGAGCGCTTCGAGAAGACCGGCGCCGAGCTCGGCGCCCGACTCGGCGACGGCAATGACCGGCTCGTCGCCAAGATGACGGTCAAGGCCTACGAGATCCAGGACCACGTCGCCCGCATCACCGCCAAGGGTGCCAAGACGCTGGCCGAGCGCGCCGAGGAGATGGCCGAGCACATGCGCCGGACTACCGGCGAAGTGGTCGACCTCGCCGCCAAGCGCTCCGAGGAACTGCACGTCAAGCTCGCCGCGACCACGACCGAAATCAGCGAGACGCTGCTCGGCACCGGCTCGCGGGTGATCGAGAGCATCGCCGCCAGCGGCAGCGAAGTTCACCAGGTGCTGCAGACCACCGGTTCCACCGTGAGCGGCGATATCGCCGCGCGCGGCCAGGAACTGGTGACGCAGATGAGCGCCACCGGCACCGGCTTCATCCAGACGCTGAAGCAGTCGGGCGATGCCGCCATCCTGCGCATGGAAGAGCGCGGCAACGCCTTCTTCGACGCCGTATTGGCGCGCGGCACGGAAGTCGACCGCCGGCTCGACGACACCGCCGAGCGCATCTCCGCCGCGGTCACCGCTTCCGGCGCCCGCGCGGTGGAAGGGCTGGCGAAATTCCAGTCCTCCGGCGAGGGGCTCGCCGACACGCTGGCGCGCCGCGGCGAGGCCGTGGTCACGCAGATCGAGGCACAGAGCAACCGGCTGGTCGAGGCGGTCGACGCGCGCAGCGCACTGATCAACTCGACGTTCGTGGATACCGCCCGCCGGGTCTCCGAAGCGCTGGAGAAGGCCGGCGCGAGCGCGGTCGGCGGCTTCGCCCGCTTCCAGGTCATTGGCGAGACACTGTCGGAAGCCATCGGCAAGCGCGGCGAGCAGGCGGCCGGCGCGCTCGAAGCGCGCGGCGCCCTGCTGATCGAGGCGGCGGACGCCCGCAGCGCCAAGATCGGCGCCAAGCTCGACGACACCGCGCGCCGGCTGACCGATGCGCTGGAGAAATCAAGCGGCGAGGCGATGGGCGGCTTCGCGCGCTTCCTCGGTGCCGGCGAGGCACTATCGGAAGCGATCGGCAAGCGCGGCGAACTGGCCTCAAGCGCGCTGGATGCGCAGGGCACACGGCTGCTGGACGCCGCCGAGGCGCGCACCGTCAAGATCGACAGCCGGCTCGACGAGACCGCGCGCCGGCTCGCCGAGACGCTGGAAAAGGCGAGCGCCGAGGCGGTGGAGGGCTTTGCCCGCTTCCATGCGTCCGGACAGACGCTTTCCAAGGCGCTCGGCAAGCGCGCCCATGAGGCCGCCGCCGCCATCGAGGCCCAGGGCAACAAGCTGCTGGACGCAGCCGATGCCCGCGGTGCCCGGTTCGACACCAAGCTCGACGACACCGCCCGTCGCATCGCCGAGACGCTGGATCAGGCCAGCACCACGGCGGTCGACGGCTTCGCCCGCTTCCTCGCCTCCGGCGAGGCGCTCTCCGAAGCGCTCGGCAAGCGCGGCCAGGAAGCGGCGGCGAACCTCGAGGCGCATGGCGCCAAGATCCTGGACGCCGCGGACACCCGCAGCGCCAAGATCGACACCAAGCTCGACGACACCGCCCGCCGTATCGCCGAGACGCTTGAGCACGCCAGCACCGGAGCGATCGACGGCTTCGCCCGCTTCCTCGCCTCGGGCGAGGCGCTCTCCGAAGCGCTCGGCAAGCGCGGCCAGGAAGCCGCGGCGAGCCTCGAGGCACACGGCGTGAAGATCCTCGACGCCGCGGACACCCGCAGCGCCAAGATCGACACCAAGCTCGAAGACACCGCCCGCCGCATCGCCGAGACGCTGGAGCACGCCAGCGCCGGGGCGATCGAGGGGTTCTCCCGGTTCCTCGCCAATGGCGAGGTGCTGTCCGATACGCTCGGCAAGCGCGGCCAGGAGGCTGCTGCGGCCATCACTGCGCATGGCGCCAAGCTGCTGGAAGCGGTCGAGACCCGCGGCGCCAAGATCGACGCCAAGCTGGAGGACACGGCGAAGCGGCTGTCGGAGGCGTTAGATCAGGCCAGCACCGGCGCGGTCGACGGTTTCGCCCGCTTCCTCGCCAATGGCGAAGCGCTCGCCGAGATGCTCGGCAAGCGCGGCGAGGATGTCGCCGCCACCATCGAGGCGCACGGCACCCGGCTGCTGGACGCTTCCGAGGTGCGTAGCGCCAAGCTCGACGCCAAGCTCGACGACAATGCCCTCCGCATCGCCGAACTCATCGAGAAGTCGAGTGCCGAGGCGGCGGAAGGCTTTGCCCGCTTCCACGCTTCCGGCGAAGCGCTCTCCGAGACCCTGCTCACCCGCGGCGAACAGGCCGCGGCTGCGCTGGAGTCGCGCGGCAACGCCTTCCTCGACGCCGTGCTGGCGCGCAGCAGCGAGGCCGATCGTCGGCTCGACGACACCGCGGTGCGGGTGACGCAGGCGATCGACGCCTCCGGCAGCAACGCTGCCTCCGGCTTCGCCGAGATCAAGATCGCCAGCCTGATGCTCTCGGAATCGCTCGCCCGCCGCGGCGGCGAACTCTCCGAGTCGCTGGCGCAGACGGTGCGCGACGTCACCGACGTGATCCGCACCCACGCCGACAGCATGAATGACCGGCTGTCCGAGAATGGCGGACGGGTGTTCGATGCCGTGGTGGCGCGCGGGCTCGAGCTCGACCGCCGCGTCGCCGAGACCGGCGGGCGCGTCACCGCGCGGATCGAGGAGGCCGAGCGTTCGGTGCAGGCGAGCCTCACCGGCGAGAGCAGCCGGCTGATCTCCGCCATCGAAGGCGGCGCGGCGCGCGCCGGGCAGGCCATCGCCACCGCCGCCACCGAGAGCGCGGGCCTCGTCGAGCGCACCGGCACCCGCACCGCGGAAGCGCTGCGTCACGCCACCACCGACACGCTGCAATTGCTGGAGCGCACCGGCGGCGACGTCGCACAGAGCTTCGCCGGGTTCCGCAGCGCCGGCGAGGCACTCGCCGGCGATCTCGCCAAGCGCAGCGCCGAGGTGATGCGCCAGCTCGACGAGAGCCACCGGCAATTCGCCCAGACGCTGGCAGACCAGCAGGTGGTCAGCGCCGCCCGCATCGGCGAGACCGAGAGCCGGCTCGGCGAGACGCTGGGGCGCCATGTCGATGCCGTGGTGTCGCTGGTCGATGCCGCCGGTGCCCGTGCCGATGCCAATGCCGACGAGACCGCGGCACGGCTGGAGACCCAGGTCGCCCGGCTTGCCGGCCAATTCGACGAAGCCGGCCGCGCCTTCACGCAGATCAACGCCTCGGCCGCCGAAGGCCTCGGCAAGCAGATCGAATCCCTGGTCGGCATGGTGGACGAAGCCGGCGGCCGGCTGGCGCGCGAGCTTGCCGCCACCTCGGACGGCTACACGCAATCGCTCGACAAGGTACGGGCCGAAATGGCCGAGGCGCTGGAGAAGTCCAGCGCCGAGATGGCGGAACGGCTGGAGAGCCGCAGCGAGCAGGCGATGGCGCACATCGTCGCCAGCACCGAACGGCTGAACGACACGCTCAACCAGTTCAGCCGGCTGGCCAGCGCGCGGCTCGGCCTGCCGCTGCTCACCGCGACGACGCCGGCGCGGCTCGCCACGCCCGGCACTGGCGCCGATCTCTGGCTCAGCCAGCATCTGACCGATCGCGCCTATGCCGGCGCGGCCGGCACCGCGCTGCATCTGCGCGACAGCAGCGCCGCCGAGCGGCTGCAGCCGGAGCTCGCCCGCGACGAGCGCCTGCTCTGGGCCGGACGGCCCAGCGCCTCGCGCGTCTTCAAGTCGGAGCTCGCCTGGCTGCTGGTCGCCGGCCTGATGCTGGTGGCGCAGGCCGTGGCCTATGGCGTGCTGGCCTATCAGGGCTCGCTGCCGATCGAGAATGCCGCGCTGCGGCTCGGCGTCGGCATCGCGGCCGGGCTCGCCGGCCTGGTCGGCATCGGGCTCATCATCGCCGAACGGGTGCGCGCGGCGCGCTCCAAGGCGACGCTCTATGGCCTCACCACGCAGCGCATCCTCGTGCTGGTCGACCGCGAGGGACGCCGCGCCGTGGACAGCCTGCCGCTCGCCAGCATCGGGCGGATCGAGAAGCATCTGCATCCCGACACCACGGGCACGCTGATCCTGTCCGGTCACGGCCGGGAATCGGGCGAGGTGCTGCGCCTCGTCGGCATCGAGGATGCGCCGGCGGTGGACGCCGCGCTGCGGCAAGTGGCCTGCGCGGGGCGCCCCCTGCTGGGGGCGTTCTGAGGGGGCTTCGACTAGAGCCCTTTCCGTTCGGATGGAAACATCCGAACGACAAGAAAGTGCTCTAGATTCAATAGACTGGAGCAATTCCTCTTCGATCAGATGATTCCATCTGATCG harbors:
- a CDS encoding efflux RND transporter permease subunit, which produces MGISELCIRRPVFATVLSLLMVLVGIVSYSRLTVREYPNIDEPVVSVVTTYPGASASIVESQVTQVLEGSIAGIEGIDVLESTSRSESSRITVRFRLEINPDNAASDVRDRVSRVRQRLPDEIDEPVISKVEADAQPVVFVVFRSDRMSALELSDYIDRYVVDRFKNLTGVADVQIFGERRYAMRVWIDRERLAAYALTVQDIEDALNAQNVEIPSGRIESTDREFTVLSRTALSTVEQFNNIVVKRAEGAQVHLSDVARVALGAADERRASRFNNGQAIIVGLIKQAVANPLDVSAGVRAVLPAVNESLPQGMSATIGNDNAVFIDRSIKSVYHTIAEAVVLVVLVIVVFLRSIRASIIPIVTIPISLITTFSIMFALGFSINTLTLLAFVLAIGLVVDDAIVVLENIFRHIEHGMKPIPAAIRGAREIGFAVVAMTMTLAAVYAPVAFAPGRTGRLFVEFALTLAGAVVVSGFIALSLTPMMCSRLLKHDENPGRVSAFIERGLKGLENGYRRLLGGVLRVRPLILLIALIVAGGSGYFLSILPSELSPVEDRGIVRVNGTAPEGSTIAYTGRYSNEVERILEKEPEIDSVLIINGMPEVHRFLVIGRLKDWDDRERRQQEIVRKVSPDLRRIAGVNAYANNPPSLGASNNSRPIEYVLQTSGTYEQLDEYVNRFLERIHDYPGLASVETDLKLNKPEISITIDRAKAADLGIDVAVLGRTLESLLGGRQVTRFEVGGEQYDVMVQLDARDRASPGTLDTIYLRSSGGQMVQLNNLVNVRETVAPQELRRFNQLRSATISANLAPGYAQGDALAFLDQAAHDVLPQTVQTDVSGQLREFRSAGQSLVLVFILALGFIYLVLSAQFESFRDPVIIMLTVPLSMTGALAALYFSGGTLNVYSQIGLVTLVGLITKHGILIVEFSNQQQEAGLDRRAAVIEAAVLRLRPILMTTGAMVLGAMPLAFADGAGAESRAQIGWVIVGGMSLGTLLTLFVVPTVYSLIGRIHRESVVDAHAAGHHAPAE
- a CDS encoding efflux RND transporter periplasmic adaptor subunit, with product MRRVIGLLLLAVLIIAGVGFVQQKPWFRDIVVRAATYMKGGEASAAPEPRVAAATPMLPVEVAKARQVQTTTDIRSIGSLQSDESVQVASEVAGRIAEIRFKEGEHVKAGDLLVQLDDALVRASQAEMEARLSLANSNFDRADRLSKSGSGTARSLDEAMAERNTATALLNLQRVQISKHSITAPFDGVVGLRSVSVGAYIGVGTTLVNLEKIDTLKVDFKVPEIHLGSIAVGQEVTIEVDAMPGSSFTGAIYAIDPMVDVNGRSLSVRARLPNKGLALRPGLFVRVTVKGQQSRTALFVPEAAIVPRGQDRVVWLIENGKAREAKVKLGERHSGEVEIAEGLNAGATVVTAGHGRLRAGASVEVVDTPLAPQS